The following DNA comes from Raphanus sativus cultivar WK10039 unplaced genomic scaffold, ASM80110v3 Scaffold1375, whole genome shotgun sequence.
AGCCAACCGACGCGACAAGTAAGAAGAaggtataaataataatatccCAACCTCCACGCCCACCAACCAGACCATTGTGTAATATGACGGGAGATCGCTTCAATACGAAAACTATATCGACAATATTGTTAACTAAGATAAAACcatgttaaattaataaattacaacAAGTGAAGAGAATTCTCCAAAAGCTGAAAGTAGTGCCGTTGTTTCGAGATCGATTTTCTTAAGTTTGCGAATTCACCAAATTTAAAACGCCTAATAAACAGCGTTATTTCAATTCACTTAGCATGCCCGGTAGATTAGAAGAGAGTCTTTGTGATGAGTCTAACTACTTTTAGCATGCGGAAGATCAATTTAACACGGAAATCAGCTCATCATATCTGTACCAGGGTTTGGTAGATTACAAACTTGTCAAAATAAATctcccataaaaaaaaaaaaaactggaactAGAGCCGTCTCTTGAAACAGAATCTGGTTTGGTCTTTTAAGTTTTCCGCTATCTGAAAACCCTCTAAAAAATAGGAGAGTTTAGTGTTCAAGGTGGAACACATACTCTGTCAAGCGTTGTAGCTTCGATGAATCCACCTTTTGCTCTCTTTTAATCGCTTGCTTCTTCACAGTCACCATTTGAGATGCTGCATCCACTGTCCATCCTTTCTCCACAACATCTGTGCATATCCAACATACAATTATAGATTTCTCATTCCGCAACAAAGGATAACTTTTTTGAGTCTAGTTTCGTTATAAGGATGATTCAGTTGAAATCTGAGAACTGATGAGGGCGaggaaaatgaagaaagagagCTTACAAGTAGTGGCATCATCTTGTGTCATGCCTAGGAAAAGAGCCAAATCAGGGATGGTAATTGTGGAGTAGGCAGACAACAAAAGCTGAAACATCCTTTTTGTGTAAACATCTTCAACCAAAACCAGACACAGAAATTGTTAAACACCACCACAAATTGAACAATCAATCAATCTCCTTAAAATAGAATGGAAAAATGTAACACAAATCCGAATATCCGATCAATGTTGGACAAACTCTAACAAGACAAATCCTAAATTAAAAGTCATACAAGATTAATACGACAAGACAGCTAGTCAATCTCAGTCTGTGGATCAAAGTTCAAAACTAGAGAAGAGGAATAAACAAATCACTATACGTTTTGTTTCTACAGTAGACCTCAGCAAGCTTAGTAGTAGCTAAGAGTAGTGAACACAGGTACCTGAGAAGGCAGCAACCATGTCTTTAGCTTCTTGACTCCAATCAAAACCACGAATAGCTTCATAGACACCAGCGTAGTCATGTGTCCAGAGCTTCTGACCAATCCTCCAAGCAGCAGCAACTTCAGGCTTGCTCTCCTTCACACTCGTAGGTATTGTTTTCCATAGAAAACGTGCACTATCACTGCATGATATTCCAGATTTAGACAAACAAGCAACTTTAAGGAGAGCAATGAATCATAACTTTAATATAATCAAAAAGAAGACAAGTTTAATTTTAACCGACCAATCGTCAACGAAGAAGTGACCGAGGAGATGGATTGCGTAAGGCCAGTCTTCCTGGAATGAGATTCCTTCCGCAGCAacctatttgattatttatactCACGAAATCAACTCTTAAGATTATAACCCTAGCGAACCCCCCCAGTAACATTGATaacagagagagaaaaaatTGGGAACCTGGAGCATGAGACTATCGCAGATGTCAGCGATTTTATCAAAGGACTTGACGGCTAAAGCTTCCGTAACAGGAGATAGATCCATGACTGCCTACTCGGGGAGACGATCGATCGTCCTTCACAAACCCCACtgcaaggaaaaaaaaaacaaattgtt
Coding sequences within:
- the LOC108821242 gene encoding COP9 signalosome complex subunit 8 — protein: MDLSPVTEALAVKSFDKIADICDSLMLQVAAEGISFQEDWPYAIHLLGHFFVDDCDSARFLWKTIPTSVKESKPEVAAAWRIGQKLWTHDYAGVYEAIRGFDWSQEAKDMVAAFSDVYTKRMFQLLLSAYSTITIPDLALFLGMTQDDATTYVVEKGWTVDAASQMVTVKKQAIKREQKVDSSKLQRLTEYVFHLEH